The Leptolyngbyaceae cyanobacterium DNA segment CTCCATCTCAAGGCTTAAAAATGACTCACGGTTGGTTAGATAATAACGTAGCATTTTTAGGCTTAGAAGCCCCAATTAACAATGCCATCATTCCTCAACCAAAATCAACTCTCGCTGACAATGAAAAATTCAGAAATATAGTACCCTTAGAATTAAATCCTAACAACGGTCACTTTTTTATTGACATCGATCGTCTCGGCATAGATAGAACAGCCAGCCTCTTAAGTTTCTTGTTTAGACTCTCGCCCGATCCCAGCACTCAAAGAATACTCAGAAGTCAAATCGATCCCATTCGCGCCATCGGCGTTACCGCCGCCGTCAAAGACGAACGAACCTCTCGTTTCGATGTTTTTGTTCAATTCAAGAAAAGTGGGAGTTAAGGGCTAGGGGGCAGGGGGAAAGGGAAAGGGAAAGGGAAAGGGAAAGGAAAAATTTGTTAACCCTAACTCCAGCAATTCTGACTCCTACCCTAATTTAACTGTCCCAGCTTAGAACGATCGCCCTGTAAGATACAAAGTTGACTCTTAAAAACGACTGGGGAGAACACTATTATGGATCTGGTTGCACTCCAGAATTGGCTGGATAACGCCAGTTTTGCGGTTTTATTCATTACCATGCTGATTTACTGGGCGGGGGCGGCTTTTCCTAGCATTCCCTATCTACCAAATTTGGGAACTGCTGGTATGGCGATCGCTAATATGAGCATAGCTGCTTTACTAGGCGCTCGGTGGCTGGAAGCAGGCTACTTTCCCTTAAGCAATTTGTACGAATCCCTATTTTTCCTGGCTTGGGGTATCACCGCCGTCCATCTAATTGCGGAAAACATGAGTCGCAGCCGTTTGGTAGGCGCTGCTACCTCACCCGTAGCAATGGGCATTACCGCTTTTGCTACCTTAACCCTACCGACTAATATGCAGTCAGCAGAACCCTTAGTACCTGCCCTCAAGTCTAACTGGCTGATGATGCACGTTAGCGTCATGATGCTCAGTTATGCGTCTCTGATGGTAGGTTCTTTGTTAGCGATCGCATTTCTCATCGTCACTCGCGGCAAAAATATCGAACTACGCGGTAGTTCCGTCGGTACGGGCGGTTTTCGCAACAATCACTATCAACTGCGCCGTTCCGGAACTTTAGTTACCGAACCCGCCGCCATTACGCAATCCACAACACCCCCCATCGAAAGTAACGGCAGCACCAAAACCGCCGTCCTCAACTTAGTAGAAACCAAACCAGCACAAAAAATCGCCACATCCGAACTACTCTCCCCCCAACGCCTCAGTCTGGCGGAAATTCTCGATAACATCAGTTACCGCATCATCGGATTAGGATTTCCCCTTCTCACCATCGGTATTATCGCTGGTGGCGTTTGGGCAAACGAAGCTTGGGGTTCGTACTGGAGTTGGGACCCCAAAGAAACTTGGGCGCTAATTACCTGGCTGGTATTTGCTGCATATCTCCATGCCCGCATTACTCGTGGCTGGCAAGGTAGGCGTCCTGCCATTTTAGCCGCTACTGGCTTTGTAGTTGTCTGGGTTTGTTATCTAGGTGTCAATCTCTTGGGCAAAGGGTTACACAGTTACGGTTGGTTTTTCTAAATCACTT contains these protein-coding regions:
- the ccsB gene encoding c-type cytochrome biogenesis protein CcsB encodes the protein MDLVALQNWLDNASFAVLFITMLIYWAGAAFPSIPYLPNLGTAGMAIANMSIAALLGARWLEAGYFPLSNLYESLFFLAWGITAVHLIAENMSRSRLVGAATSPVAMGITAFATLTLPTNMQSAEPLVPALKSNWLMMHVSVMMLSYASLMVGSLLAIAFLIVTRGKNIELRGSSVGTGGFRNNHYQLRRSGTLVTEPAAITQSTTPPIESNGSTKTAVLNLVETKPAQKIATSELLSPQRLSLAEILDNISYRIIGLGFPLLTIGIIAGGVWANEAWGSYWSWDPKETWALITWLVFAAYLHARITRGWQGRRPAILAATGFVVVWVCYLGVNLLGKGLHSYGWFF